A region from the Arachis ipaensis cultivar K30076 chromosome B01, Araip1.1, whole genome shotgun sequence genome encodes:
- the LOC107630113 gene encoding oxysterol-binding protein-related protein 2A isoform X2 codes for MLSEFNELQGQLKILCQERLNLLDTIRQLEAANIEPEASAIHDGEYQLTKNGFSSLGRAKYSECSTTESSDDIEKQELEEVSDEDEISYYDTREYFTEPGFRCGSIGTLDQVNGSKEANTECIDMENISIEKAINSFRYPHIVRRKKLPDPVEKEKGVSLWSMIKDNVGKDLTRVCLPVYFNEPISSLQKCFEDLEYSYLLDRAYEYGKSGNSLLRALNVAAFAVSGYASSEGRHCKPFNPLLGETYEADFPDKGLRFFSEKVSHHPTVVACHCEGRGWKFWADSNIRSKFWGRSIQLDPVGVLTLQFDDGETFHWSKVTTTIYNLILGKIYCDHHGNMDIRGNRQYSIRLKFKEQTILDRNPHQVNGFVEDLRGKKVATLFGKWDDSMYYVNGDVNVKPKGFNSSDSTLLWKRVMPPTNLTRYNLTSFAITLNELTPGLKEKLPPTDSRLRPDQRHLENGEYEKANMEKQRLEKRQRMSRKIQESGWKPKWFHQEGENGTFRYIGGYWETRAQGKWDGCPDIFGEFNEVTGEPLDAS; via the exons ATGCTCTCCGAGTTCAACGAGTTACAAGGGCAGCTTAAAATCCTGTGCCAAGAGAGATTGAACTTGCTTGATACAATAAGGCAGTTGGAG GCAGCTAATATTGAACCTGAGGCCTCTGCCATACATGATGGTGAATACCAATTGACAAAGAATGGATTTTCAAGTCTAGGACGCGCAAAATATAGCG AATGCAGTACAACTGAATCGTCTGATGATATCGAGAAGCAGGAGTTGGAGGAAGTGTCAGATGAAGATGAAATCTCATATTATGATACTAGAGAGTATTTTACAGAACCTGGTTTTAGGTGTGGGTCAATAGGAACTTTGGACCAAGTGAACGGGTCTAAAGAAGCAAACACAGAATGTATTGATATGGAAAACATTAGTATTGAGAAGGCAATCAATAGTTTCAGATACCCTCACATAGTTAGGAGGAAAAAGCTTCCAGATCCTGTTGAGAAAGAGAAGGGCGTAAGTTTATGGTCAATGATCAAAGACAATGTGGGCAAAGATCTCACACGAGTTTGTCTTCCTGTGTACTTTAATGAACCAATATCGTCACTTCAGAAGTGTTTCGAGGACTTGGAGTACTCTTACCTTCTGGACCGAGCTTATGAATATGGAAAATCA GGAAACAGTCTCCTTAGGGCACTGAATGTTGCCGCATTTGCAGTTTCTGGATATGCCTCATCTGAAGGGCGTCATTGTAAACCCTTTAATCCTTTGTTAGGGGAAACTTATGAGGCTGACTTTCCTGACAAAGGACTTCGCTTCTTTTCTGAGAAG GTTAGCCACCATCCAACTGTAGTTGCGTGCCACTGTGAAGGTAGAGGATGGAAGTTTTGGGCTGACAGCAACATCCGTTCAAAGTTTTGGGGAAGGTCCATTCAACTTGACCCGGTGGGAGTTCTTACCCTTCAGTTTGATGACGGTGAAACATTTCACTGGAGCAAG GTGACGACAACAATTTATAATCTTATCCTTGGAAAAATATATTGTGATCATCATGGGAACATGGACATTCGTGGCAATCGCCAGTATTCAATCAGACTCAAGTTCAAAGAACAGACGATTCTGGACCGAAATCCTCATCAG GTGAATGGATTTGTTGAAGATTTAAGGGGGAAAAAAGTTGCCACATTATTTGGCAAGTGGGATGACAGCATGTACTATGTTAATGGTGATGTGAATGTGAAGCCAAAAGGTTTCAATTCGTCAGATTCAACCTTGTTGTGGAAAAGGGTTATGCCACCCACTAATCTCACTCGGTACAATTTGACATCATTTGCCATCACACTCAACGAGCTTACACCAGGACTCAAG GAGAAACTCCCGCCCACTGATTCCAGGCTGAGGCCAGATCAGCGGCATCTAGAGAATGGGGAATACGAGAAGGCTAATATggagaaacaaagattggaaaAGAGGCAAAGAATG TCACGAAAAATACAAGAAAGTGGTTGGAAGCCGAAATGGTTCCACCAAGAAGGTGAAAATGGAACATTTCGATATATTGGCGGGTATTGGGAAACGAGAGCTCAAGGAAAATGGGATGGATGCCCAGATATATTTGGTGAATTTAATGAAGTCACTGGGGAACCATTGGATGCGTCTTGA
- the LOC107630113 gene encoding oxysterol-binding protein-related protein 2A isoform X1 — protein MLSEFNELQGQLKILCQERLNLLDTIRQLEAANIEPEASAIHDGEYQLTKNGFSSLGRAKYSGWCNDHTCTNCCLRGSNAILSSPNFGKCSTTESSDDIEKQELEEVSDEDEISYYDTREYFTEPGFRCGSIGTLDQVNGSKEANTECIDMENISIEKAINSFRYPHIVRRKKLPDPVEKEKGVSLWSMIKDNVGKDLTRVCLPVYFNEPISSLQKCFEDLEYSYLLDRAYEYGKSGNSLLRALNVAAFAVSGYASSEGRHCKPFNPLLGETYEADFPDKGLRFFSEKVSHHPTVVACHCEGRGWKFWADSNIRSKFWGRSIQLDPVGVLTLQFDDGETFHWSKVTTTIYNLILGKIYCDHHGNMDIRGNRQYSIRLKFKEQTILDRNPHQVNGFVEDLRGKKVATLFGKWDDSMYYVNGDVNVKPKGFNSSDSTLLWKRVMPPTNLTRYNLTSFAITLNELTPGLKEKLPPTDSRLRPDQRHLENGEYEKANMEKQRLEKRQRMSRKIQESGWKPKWFHQEGENGTFRYIGGYWETRAQGKWDGCPDIFGEFNEVTGEPLDAS, from the exons ATGCTCTCCGAGTTCAACGAGTTACAAGGGCAGCTTAAAATCCTGTGCCAAGAGAGATTGAACTTGCTTGATACAATAAGGCAGTTGGAG GCAGCTAATATTGAACCTGAGGCCTCTGCCATACATGATGGTGAATACCAATTGACAAAGAATGGATTTTCAAGTCTAGGACGCGCAAAATATAGCG GATGGTGTAATGACCATACATGTACTAATTGCTGCCTACGTGGATCAAATGCCATTTTGTCCTCTCCTAATTTTGGAA AATGCAGTACAACTGAATCGTCTGATGATATCGAGAAGCAGGAGTTGGAGGAAGTGTCAGATGAAGATGAAATCTCATATTATGATACTAGAGAGTATTTTACAGAACCTGGTTTTAGGTGTGGGTCAATAGGAACTTTGGACCAAGTGAACGGGTCTAAAGAAGCAAACACAGAATGTATTGATATGGAAAACATTAGTATTGAGAAGGCAATCAATAGTTTCAGATACCCTCACATAGTTAGGAGGAAAAAGCTTCCAGATCCTGTTGAGAAAGAGAAGGGCGTAAGTTTATGGTCAATGATCAAAGACAATGTGGGCAAAGATCTCACACGAGTTTGTCTTCCTGTGTACTTTAATGAACCAATATCGTCACTTCAGAAGTGTTTCGAGGACTTGGAGTACTCTTACCTTCTGGACCGAGCTTATGAATATGGAAAATCA GGAAACAGTCTCCTTAGGGCACTGAATGTTGCCGCATTTGCAGTTTCTGGATATGCCTCATCTGAAGGGCGTCATTGTAAACCCTTTAATCCTTTGTTAGGGGAAACTTATGAGGCTGACTTTCCTGACAAAGGACTTCGCTTCTTTTCTGAGAAG GTTAGCCACCATCCAACTGTAGTTGCGTGCCACTGTGAAGGTAGAGGATGGAAGTTTTGGGCTGACAGCAACATCCGTTCAAAGTTTTGGGGAAGGTCCATTCAACTTGACCCGGTGGGAGTTCTTACCCTTCAGTTTGATGACGGTGAAACATTTCACTGGAGCAAG GTGACGACAACAATTTATAATCTTATCCTTGGAAAAATATATTGTGATCATCATGGGAACATGGACATTCGTGGCAATCGCCAGTATTCAATCAGACTCAAGTTCAAAGAACAGACGATTCTGGACCGAAATCCTCATCAG GTGAATGGATTTGTTGAAGATTTAAGGGGGAAAAAAGTTGCCACATTATTTGGCAAGTGGGATGACAGCATGTACTATGTTAATGGTGATGTGAATGTGAAGCCAAAAGGTTTCAATTCGTCAGATTCAACCTTGTTGTGGAAAAGGGTTATGCCACCCACTAATCTCACTCGGTACAATTTGACATCATTTGCCATCACACTCAACGAGCTTACACCAGGACTCAAG GAGAAACTCCCGCCCACTGATTCCAGGCTGAGGCCAGATCAGCGGCATCTAGAGAATGGGGAATACGAGAAGGCTAATATggagaaacaaagattggaaaAGAGGCAAAGAATG TCACGAAAAATACAAGAAAGTGGTTGGAAGCCGAAATGGTTCCACCAAGAAGGTGAAAATGGAACATTTCGATATATTGGCGGGTATTGGGAAACGAGAGCTCAAGGAAAATGGGATGGATGCCCAGATATATTTGGTGAATTTAATGAAGTCACTGGGGAACCATTGGATGCGTCTTGA